From the Musa acuminata AAA Group cultivar baxijiao chromosome BXJ3-7, Cavendish_Baxijiao_AAA, whole genome shotgun sequence genome, one window contains:
- the LOC135642190 gene encoding RING-H2 finger protein ATL40-like translates to MTMTSTSASEVSFIHSLVNATPVGSVYSDFPDSRILTVQREELDSRTHTKATIDHPQPNNTMSYAPPAGGNGNGIGPPDYPSEDGHSIRTSILSTVLVLLALVVAVIVFVRLYVRYVLTNRFPGDDRRRRRLAAIDFLRFHMAADAVPQAVGLDPSAIAALPAFAYQMATGGEDEGSVAECAVCLSTVEEGEMVRLLPTCKHLFHAGCIDMWLASHVTCPVCRAMVEPPEAAAIDVGETSAPQPSRAEGTSAEETSGSKEGSSVSSRLSASLRRMLSKERSTSRRSQGVAAEDLERQ, encoded by the coding sequence ATGACGATGACATCAACGTCTGCGTCTGAAGTTTCATTCATTCACAGTTTAGTCAATGCAACTCCGGTTGGATCGGTGTACAGCGACTTCCCTGACAGTAGAATATTAACAGTACAAAGGGAGGAGTTGGACTCCCGCACACACACAAAGGCAACCATCGACCACCCTCAACCCAACAACACCATGTCCTACGCCCCACCGGCCGGCGGCAATGGCAACGGCATCGGCCCACCGGACTACCCATCGGAAGATGGCCACAGCATCAGAACCAGCATCCTCTCGACAGTTCTCGTCTTGCTAGCATTGGTCGTGGCGGTCATCGTCTTCGTCCGCCTTTACGTTCGCTACGTCCTCACCAACCGGTTTCCCGGTGacgaccgccgccgccgccgtctcgCCGCCATCGATTTCCTCCGCTTCCATATGGCCGCCGACGCGGTTCCGCAGGCCGTGGGGCTCGACCCCTCCGCGATCGCCGCCCTCCCAGCCTTCGCGTACCAGATGGCCACCGGCGGCGAGGATGAGGGAAGCGTTGCCGAGTGCGCCGTCTGCTTGAGCACGGTGGAGGAAGGGGAGATGGTGAGGCTGCTACCCACCTGCAAGCACCTGTTCCACGCGGGCTGCATCGACATGTGGCTGGCTTCCCACGTCACGTGCCCGGTGTGCCGTGCCATGGTGGAGCCACCGGAGGCTGCGGCGATTGACGTCGGCGAGACGTCGGCACCGCAGCCGTCGAGAGCCGAGGGAACGTCGGCCGAAGAGACGTCGGGGTCGAAGGAGGGCAGCTCGGTGTCGTCGCGGTTGAGCGCGTCGCTGAGGAGGATGCTGAGCAAGGAGAGGTCAACGAGCAGGCGATCACAGGGAGTTGCAGCGGAAGATTTGGAGAGACAGTAA
- the LOC103992810 gene encoding transcription factor PCF5-like, whose product MEEGNRDCYKQHCQRRCTGELIEVPGGHIVRSTGRKDRHSKVYTAKGVRDRRVRLAAHTAIQFYDVQDRLGYDRPSKAVDWLMQNAKTAIDQLADLSRRHQPVDRCTVHELPLQDTPVGHDSIELPMSDAGAVASVGYGFGSSSDSLIPPSLDGDAIDDLVKPFPTVTATASSPSSHGMTYHDYTPDLLLHACGRPQDLRLSLQSFHDPTFRDHHHPSPESTQHFFCSGTTNLAHATTWATCPVNKERMGWWNAADGSGAGEFSYNGALPPESAAPRLVNAQVQHCTRREPLGSGNLPSLRAWTSPTAFHPSLASAAADVFTSESYAGFSGFHIPERVQGEEPHNAIANDLQAASSASRQWQKWKENNQ is encoded by the coding sequence ATGGAGGAGGGCAACCGCGACTGCTACAAGCAGCATTGTCAGCGACGGTGCACCGGAGAGCTGATAGAGGTCCCCGGGGGCCATATTGTTCGGTCCACAGGGCGGAAGGACCGGCACAGCAAGGTGTACACCGCCAAAGGCGTGAGGGACCGGCGCGTCCGCCTCGCCGCCCACACCGCCATCCAGTTCTACGACGTCCAGGATCGCCTCGGCTACGACCGCCCCAGCAAGGCCGTCGACTGGCTCATGCAGAATGCCAAGACCGCCATAGACCAGCTCGCGGACCTTTCCCGCCGCCACCAACCCGTCGACCGATGCACCGTCCATGAGCTTCCCCTGCAAGACACCCCCGTCGGTCACGATTCAATCGAGCTGCCCATGTCCGACGCAGGAGCAGTTGCGTCCGTGGGCTATGGTTTCGGCAGCAGCAGTGATAGCTTAATCCCTCCTTCGCTAGATGGTGATGCCATCGACGATCTCGTCAAGCCTTTCCCGACCGTCACAGCCACTGCATCGTCGCCTTCAAGCCACGGGATGACGTACCACGATTACACACCCGACCTACTCTTGCACGCCTGCGGCCGACCTCAAGACCTTCGTCTCTCTCTCCAGTCCTTCCACGACCCAACCTTTCGAGATCACCACCACCCGAGTCCTGAATCAACCCAGCACTTCTTTTGCTCTGGCACAACCAACTTGGCTCACGCCACCACTTGGGCGACGTGTCCCGTGAATAAGGAGAGAATGGGATGGTGGAATGCGGCCGATGGCAGCGGCGCCGGAGAGTTCTCGTACAATGGCGCACTGCCACCGGAGTCAGCGGCGCCGCGTCTGGTCAACGCCCAAGTCCAGCATTGCACTCGGAGGGAACCCCTTGGGTCCGGTAATCTGCCTTCCCTTCGTGCTTGGACGAGCCCTACAGCGTTCCATCCGTCACTGGCATCAGCCGCGGCCGATGTGTTCACATCCGAAAGCTACGCCGGTTTCTCCGGATTCCATATTCCAGAACGAGTTCAGGGCGAAGAGCCTCATAATGCCATTGCCAACGACCTACAGGCTGCTTCCTCTGCTTCTCGCCAATGGCAGAAATGGAAAGAGAACAATCAATGA
- the LOC135643010 gene encoding auxin response factor 3-like, producing the protein MGIDLNTIEEEAEEEEDEESEQQPAHHVASAVAAEEEACRAASVCLELWHACAGPRIWLPKKGSLVVYLPQGHLEHLRDGGGGRGRGGIGGYDVPPHVLCRVVDVKLHADAATDDVYAQLSLVAENEEYEARLKKGEVEQNAEEENDESISKSLIPHMFCKTLTASDTSTHGGFSVPRRAAEDCFPPLDYKQQRPSQELITKDLHGTEWRFRHIYRGQPRRHLLTTGWSAFVNRKKLISGDAVLFLRGNDGMLRLGVRRAAQFKTSCPVSEHQSGNMNLAAFAVVANAVSDKNVFDIYYNPRVSSSEFIIPYRKFMKSLTNSISVGMRFKLLYEGDDATDRRSTGLITGISDMDPVRWPGSKWRCLLVNWDDVVNANQQTRLSPWEIKPTCSVLSSGSLSTTGCKRAKVTLPSVNMDFPIPNGNQCLDSRESASFHKVLQGQEFSRFRIPSSVGGLASHVSEVEKCQHSEGFSKSLGLHKVFQGQEVFSNHPPILGAHSDADARNGVYGLFDGLHTFHAVSRLSTASLGYGTIVQPSSPSIQASSPSSVLMFQEASSKTSMVQPVPCRNGQDGGDGGSCFANLTGIEALHRKEATLPIWPPIMGFHFANQQHKMIEVHAPILDNKLDTENDQNVSRNGCKLFGFSLTEKIPVADSVGKPLPVSSTSTQVKLDAAFLTSVAQTPAKPVGCSCNGISAAYTMCAAPF; encoded by the exons ATGGGCATCGATTTGAACACGatagaggaggaggcggaggaggaggaggacgaggagtcgGAGCAGCAGCCCGCCCACCACGTCGCTTCCGCTGTGGCGGCCGAGGAGGAAGCTTGTCGGGCCGCGTCGGTGTGCCTCGAATTGTGGCACGCGTGTGCCGGGCCCCGGATTTGGCTGCCGAAGAAGGGGAGCTTGGTCGTGTACTTGCCGCAGGGGCATCTTGAGCACCTGAgggacggcggcggcggcaggggGAGAGGGGGGATCGGCGGCTACGATGTGCCGCCTCATGTCTTGTGCCGTGTGGTTGACGTCAAGCTCCAT GCTGATGCGGCTACGGACGACGTCTATGCTCAGCTCTCTCTTGTCGCTGAAAACGAG GAATATGAAGCAAGATTGAAGAAGGGTGAGGTTGAACAAAATGCGGAAGAAGAAAATGATGAATCAATAAGCAAGTCGCTGATTCCCCATATGTTCTGCAAGACCCTCACTGCCTCTGACACgagcacacatggagggttctctGTGCCACGCCGAGCTGCTGAGGACTGTTTCCCTCCCCTG GATTATAAACAGCAGAGGCCTTCGCAGGAGCTTATCACAAAAGATTTGCATGGCACTGAATGGAGGTTTCGACATATCTACAGAG gtcAACCGCGTAGGCATCTTCTTACAACTGGATGGAGTGCATTTGTAAATAGGAAGAAGCTCATCTCAGGGGATGCGGTGCTCTTTCTTCG GGGAAATGATGGGATGCTCAGATTGGGTGTCAGGAGAGCAGCTCAATTTAAAACCAGCTGTCCTGTTTCGGAACATCAAAGTGGAAATATGAACTTAGCCGCGTTTGCTGTTGTTGCAAATGCTGTGTCTGACAAAAATGTCTTTGACATCTATTATAACCCAAG GGTAAGCTCGTCAGAGTTCATAATTCCATATCGGAAATTTATGAAAAGTTTAACTAATTCCATTTCTGTGGGAATGAGGTTTAAACTGCTATATGAAGGTGACGATGCCACAGACAGAAG GTCCACAGGACTGATAACTGGGATCAGTGACATGGACCCTGTAAGATGGCCTGGTTCGAAGTGGAGATGTCTTTTG GTAAACTGGGATGATGTTGTAAATGCTAATCAACAAACTAGGTTATCACCATGGGAAATCAAACCAACCTGTTCAGTTTTAAGCTCTGGAAGCTTGTCGACAACAGGTTGCAAGAGGGCCAAAGTTACTCTTCCCTCAGTCAATATGGATTTCCCTATTCCAA ATGGAAATCAGTGTCTGGACTCGAGGGAATCTGCAAGTTTCCATAAGgtcttgcaaggtcaagaattttCGAGGTTTAGAATTCCAAGTAGTGTTGGTGGACTAGCCTCTCATGTTTCTGAGGTTGAAAAATGTCAGCACTCAGAGG GCTTTAGCAAATCTCTCGGACTCCACAAGGTCTTTCAAGGTCAAGAAGTTTTCTCAAACCATCCACCAATCCTTGGAGCTCATTCTGATGCTGATGCAAGGAATGGTGTGTATGGCCTTTTTGATGGTCTTCATACATTTCATGCTGTAAGCAGATTGTCTACAGCATCTTTGGGATATGGCACTATTGTTCAACCATCATCTCCATCAATTCAAGCATCATCCCCATCCTCGGTGTTGatgtttcaagaagcaagttccaaGACATCAATGGTCCAGCCTGTGCCATGCAGGAATGGTCAAGATGGTGGTGACGGTGGCAGCTGTTTTGCCAACTTAACTGGCATAGAAGCCTTGCATAGAAAAGAAGCAACCTTGCCAATCTGGCCTCCGATTATGGGTTTTCATTTTGCCAATCAGCAACACAAAATGATTGAAGTCCATGCTCCCATCTTGGATAATAAGTTGGACACAGAAAATGACCAGAATGTCAGCCGAAATGGTTGCAAACTTTTTGGCTTTTCCTTGACTGAGAAGATTCCTGTAGCAGATTCAGTTGGCAAACCTCTTCCTGTCTCTTCAACCTCAACTCAGGTCAAGCTTGATGCTGCCTTCTTGACTTCAGTGGCTCAAACACCTGCTAAGCCTGTCGGTTGCAGTTGCAATGGAATAAGTGCAGCTTACACCATGTGTGCTGCTCCATTTTAG
- the LOC135643011 gene encoding uncharacterized protein LOC135643011, producing the protein MRFTDSPVVELPVGGAVLTFEQDNGSMHVGTSVWPCSLVLVKFVERWLPRPAAAVPNPYADLLRFPGKRAVELGSGCGPAGLGLFLLGLDVILTDIAPVMPALRRNLKRNRPALPRAPKHAQLYWNNPGQIRALRPPFDLVVAADVVYMEDSAAQLVTAMEALVGDDGAVLLGYQLRSPDAHQVFWDLCRQAFPAIEKVPHEDLHPDYAYEETDVYILRKRK; encoded by the coding sequence ATGCGTTTCACCGACTCGCCGGTGGTGGAACTCCCCGTGGGCGGCGCCGTCCTCACTTTCGAGCAGGACAACGGCTCCATGCACGTTGGGACCTCCGTCTGGCCCTGCTCCCTCGTCCTCGTCAAGTTCGTCGAGCGGTGGCTCCCCCGCCCCGCCGCCGCCGTCCCCAACCCCTACGCTGACCTCCTCCGCTTCCCCGGCAAGCGGGCCGTTGAGCTCGGCTCTGGATGCGGCCCCGCAGGCCTCGGTCTCTTCCTCCTCGGCCTCGACGTCATCCTGACCGACATCGCCCCCGTGATGCCCGCCCTACGCCGCAACCTCAAGCGCAACCGCCCTGCCTTGCCTCGGGCCCCCAAGCACGCCCAGCTCTACTGGAACAACCCCGGTCAGATCAGGGCCCTCCGACCGCCCTTCGATCTCGTGGTTGCCGCTGACGTGGTGTACATGGAGGACTCCGCCGCGCAGCTCGTGACAGCCATGGAGGCTCTTGTCGGGGACGACGGCGCCGTGCTGCTGGGTTACCAGCTAAGGTCGCCTGACGCCCACCAAGTGTTCTGGGATTTGTGTCGCCAGGCATTCCCGGCCATCGAGAAGGTCCCGCATGAGGATCTTCACCCAGATTACGCCTACGAGGAGACGGATGTCTATATACTAAGAAAGAGGAAGTAA
- the LOC103992813 gene encoding persulfide dioxygenase ETHE1 homolog, mitochondrial: MLLLRSHRFPLPRCLAYSAFVSSYKSALGSPLPSLPRRRSMAKYGTSASPSPSRFLLRQLFEKESSTYTYLLADLAHPDKPAVLVDPVDRTVDRDISLVKELGLKLIYAMNTHVHADHVTGTGLIKKKMPEVKSVISKVSNAKADHVVEHGDKIYFGDLFLEVRATPGHTQGCVTYVTGNGPDQPYPRMAFTGDALLIHGCGRTDFQAGNSRQLYQSVHSQIFTLPKETLIYPAHDYKGFTVSTVGEEMLYNPRLTKDEEAFKSIMENLKLDYPKMMDVAVPANMVCGLQDLPTKA, from the exons ATGCTTCTGCTTCGATCCCATCGCTTCCCCCTCCCTCGGTGCCTCGCCTACTCCGCCTTCGTCTCCTCTTATAAAAGTGCCCTTGGGAGCCCCCTTCCTTCCCTTCCTAGACGGCGCTCCATGGCCAAGTACGGCACCTCGGCGTCGCCCTCGCCCTCGAGGTTCCTCCTCCGTCAGCTATTCGAGAAGGAGTCCAGCACCTACACTTACCTCCTCGCCGATCTCGCCCACCCCGACAAGCCTGCCGTG CTGGTTGATCCAGTAGACAGAACAGTTGACCGAGATATATCTCTTGTAAAAGAACTGGGGCTAAAACTCATCTATGCTATGAATACCCATGTTCATGCTGATCATGTCACAGGGACAGGTTTGATAAAG AAAAAGATGCCAGAGGTAAAGTCTGTCATATCAAAAGTTAGCAATGCAAAAGCAGATCATGTGGTTGAACATGGtgataaaatatattttggtGATCTTTTTCTAGAG GTGCGTGCCACTCCTGGTCATACTCAGGGTTGTGTTACCTATGTAACAGGAAATGGACCTGATCAGCCTTATCCGAGGATGGCTTTCACTGGTGATGCTTTGCTGATTCATGGCTGTGGAAGGACAGATTTTCAG GCAGGAAATTCGCGACAGCTCTACCAATCAGTCCATTCACAG ATATTCACATTGCCAAAGGAAACTCTCATTTATCCCGCTCATGACTACAAAGGCTTCACT GTAAGTACAGTTGGAGAGGAGATGCTCTACAATCCTCGGCTAACAAAGGATGAG GAAGCATTTAAAAGCATCATGGAAA ATCTGAAGTTGGATTACCCTAAAATGATGGATGTCGCTGTGCCAGCCAACATGGTCTGTGGGCTCCAGGATCTACCTACAAAGGCCTAA